The proteins below are encoded in one region of Peribacillus muralis:
- the ssb gene encoding single-stranded DNA-binding protein: protein MMNRVVLVGRLTKDPELRYTPNGVPVATFTLAVNRSFTNQSGEREADFINCVVWRKPAENVANFLKKGSLAGVDGRVQTRNYEGQDGKRVYVTEILAESVQFLEPRSSSAGERNEGGSYGGGQRSYGNNNNGNDNNSYGQNPNQNQRSNNNYTRVDDDPFANDGKTIDISDDDLPF, encoded by the coding sequence ATGATGAATCGCGTAGTTTTGGTAGGACGCTTAACTAAAGATCCTGAATTACGATATACACCTAATGGAGTACCTGTAGCCACCTTTACTTTAGCTGTGAACCGTAGTTTTACGAATCAGTCAGGTGAACGTGAAGCAGATTTCATTAATTGTGTAGTTTGGCGTAAACCGGCAGAAAATGTAGCTAACTTCTTGAAAAAAGGCAGTTTGGCTGGCGTGGATGGACGTGTCCAAACACGTAATTATGAAGGACAAGACGGCAAACGCGTATATGTGACGGAGATTCTGGCTGAGAGCGTTCAGTTCCTTGAACCACGAAGCAGTTCAGCGGGTGAAAGAAATGAAGGCGGTTCTTACGGTGGGGGTCAAAGAAGTTATGGCAACAATAATAACGGAAATGACAATAATTCGTATGGACAAAATCCTAATCAGAATCAACGGAGCAATAACAACTACACTCGTGTAGATGATGATCCATTTGCAAATGACGGTAAGACCATCGACATTTCAGATGACGATCTTCCGTTTTAA
- a CDS encoding ParB/RepB/Spo0J family partition protein — protein MAKGLGKGLNALFNNGEISKDEIVREVKLRELRPNPYQPRKDFRLEAIEELKQSIEEHGILQPIIARKSIKGYEIVAGERRYRAAKEAGLKTVPVVVRELDEQQMMELAILENLQREDLNPIEEAAAYQTLLEKLAFTQEQLANRLGKSRPHIANHVRLLSLPEGIRSHISAGKLSMGHGRALLGIKNKEMLKPVVDKILIEGMNVRQLEQYIHQLNDSVSRETAPKKQDKKDLFIKQRETSLRERLGTSVTIKQSKKKGKIEIEFFSKEDLERILDLLDQENLSS, from the coding sequence ATGGCTAAAGGGCTTGGCAAAGGACTTAACGCACTTTTCAATAATGGCGAAATAAGTAAGGATGAAATCGTGCGCGAAGTGAAATTAAGGGAATTAAGGCCAAATCCTTATCAGCCCCGAAAGGACTTCAGGCTTGAAGCAATAGAAGAATTAAAGCAATCGATAGAGGAGCATGGGATACTGCAGCCGATTATTGCCCGGAAAAGTATCAAGGGTTATGAAATAGTGGCTGGGGAGAGACGCTATCGTGCAGCGAAGGAAGCAGGTTTAAAGACAGTTCCCGTAGTTGTGAGGGAGCTGGATGAACAGCAGATGATGGAGCTGGCCATTTTGGAAAACCTGCAACGGGAAGATCTAAACCCAATCGAAGAGGCAGCTGCCTATCAAACGCTGCTTGAAAAACTGGCATTCACCCAGGAGCAGTTGGCCAATCGGCTGGGGAAAAGCCGGCCCCATATTGCCAATCATGTACGTTTGCTTTCCTTGCCGGAAGGGATAAGGAGCCATATTTCAGCAGGGAAGCTGTCGATGGGGCATGGTCGAGCTCTGCTAGGCATCAAGAATAAGGAGATGCTGAAACCCGTAGTGGATAAAATCCTCATAGAAGGAATGAATGTAAGGCAGCTGGAGCAATACATACATCAATTGAACGATTCCGTTTCACGTGAAACGGCACCAAAGAAACAAGATAAAAAAGATCTTTTCATAAAGCAACGGGAAACAAGCCTGCGTGAAAGACTTGGAACCAGTGTAACGATAAAGCAAAGCAAGAAAAAAGGGAAAATTGAAATCGAATTTTTTTCAAAAGAAGATTTAGAGAGAATATTGGACTTGCTTGATCAAGAGAATCTCTCCTCTTAA
- a CDS encoding DHH family phosphoesterase has translation MSSYLKEYSIKSPLYGILAAGVLLLGVLAYYNWVIALLGLLVLAGLFYLTLTMVEKKQRKTEEYITTLSYRLKKVGEEALLEMPIGIMLFNEDYYIEWTNPFLASCFSEDSLAGRSLYDVADSIVPLIKQEIETETLTLHDRKFKVVHKREERLLYFFDVTEQVEIEKLYEDERTAIAIILLDNYDDLTQGMDDQRKSSINSLVTSLLDKWARDNGVFFKRVSSERFIAVFNEHILQQLEKGKFSILDEIRETTAKQNVPLTLSIGVGSAVSSLPELGSLAQSSLDLALGRGGDQVAIKQSNGKVKFYGGKTNPMEKRTRVRARVISHALKDIVLDSDKVIVMGHKNPDMDAIGSAIGILKVAQMNEREGYIVINTQQLDSSVLRLMEEIKNKEDLYARFITPDEAFEMITDETLLVVVDTHKPSMVIEERLLNRIDKVVVIDHHRRGEEFIKNSLLVYMEPYASSTAELVTELLEYQPKRSKIDMLEATSLLAGIIVDTKSFTLRTGSRTFDAASYLRAHGADTVLVQKFLKEDVDTYIKRSKLIEEVIFYKKGIAIASAKSDQVHNQVLIAQAADTLLTMDGVVASFVMAKRVDDKVGISARSLGDINVQVIMEMLNGGGHLTNAATQQACSIEEAEGRLKAAIDEYLEGGQKE, from the coding sequence ATGTCATCTTATTTGAAAGAATACTCGATTAAGTCCCCTTTGTATGGGATTCTTGCCGCAGGCGTGTTACTTTTGGGCGTACTGGCTTATTATAATTGGGTTATTGCCCTTTTGGGGCTATTGGTCCTTGCGGGTTTATTTTATTTAACGTTAACAATGGTCGAAAAAAAGCAACGTAAGACGGAAGAGTATATAACGACTTTATCTTACCGATTAAAAAAGGTCGGCGAGGAAGCGTTATTGGAAATGCCAATTGGAATCATGCTCTTTAATGAAGATTATTACATCGAATGGACCAATCCATTCCTGGCGTCCTGTTTTAGCGAGGATTCATTGGCAGGGAGGTCACTATATGATGTCGCAGATTCGATCGTCCCATTAATCAAGCAAGAAATCGAGACAGAGACACTTACGCTCCATGATCGAAAATTCAAGGTGGTCCATAAGCGTGAGGAAAGACTCCTTTACTTTTTTGATGTGACGGAGCAAGTGGAAATAGAGAAGTTATATGAAGATGAGCGGACGGCAATAGCGATCATCCTCCTTGATAATTATGATGATTTGACACAGGGTATGGATGATCAGCGAAAAAGCAGCATCAATAGCTTGGTCACTTCACTACTTGATAAATGGGCAAGGGATAATGGCGTTTTTTTCAAAAGGGTATCCTCGGAACGATTCATCGCTGTCTTTAATGAACATATCCTGCAGCAATTGGAAAAGGGTAAATTTTCCATTCTGGATGAAATCAGGGAAACGACAGCCAAGCAAAACGTACCACTGACCTTGAGCATAGGTGTCGGCTCTGCCGTATCATCCTTACCTGAACTAGGTTCGCTCGCGCAGTCCAGCTTGGATCTGGCCCTCGGACGGGGCGGTGACCAGGTTGCAATCAAGCAGTCGAATGGAAAAGTGAAATTCTATGGCGGGAAGACGAACCCGATGGAAAAACGCACAAGGGTTCGTGCACGCGTGATTTCCCACGCATTGAAGGATATCGTCCTTGATAGTGATAAGGTCATTGTCATGGGCCATAAAAACCCGGATATGGACGCAATCGGTTCAGCAATCGGCATCTTGAAGGTCGCCCAGATGAATGAACGTGAAGGCTATATTGTCATTAACACCCAACAGCTCGATAGCAGTGTCCTTCGTTTAATGGAAGAAATCAAAAATAAAGAAGACCTGTATGCCCGGTTCATAACTCCTGATGAAGCATTTGAAATGATTACGGATGAGACGTTGCTTGTCGTGGTCGATACGCATAAACCTTCGATGGTGATTGAAGAGCGGTTATTGAATAGGATCGATAAGGTTGTCGTCATTGACCATCATCGCCGGGGTGAAGAGTTCATCAAGAATTCATTGCTCGTCTATATGGAGCCATATGCGTCTTCAACAGCTGAGCTTGTGACGGAGCTGCTTGAATATCAGCCGAAGCGCTCGAAGATAGACATGCTGGAAGCGACCTCGCTTCTTGCCGGCATCATTGTCGATACGAAAAGCTTCACATTGAGAACCGGGTCCCGTACCTTTGATGCTGCTTCTTATTTAAGGGCACATGGAGCCGATACGGTACTCGTCCAGAAATTCCTGAAGGAAGACGTCGATACTTACATTAAACGGTCGAAGCTCATAGAAGAAGTGATCTTTTATAAAAAGGGAATTGCCATCGCTTCGGCAAAATCCGACCAGGTCCACAATCAGGTGCTCATTGCCCAGGCTGCCGACACCCTTTTGACGATGGATGGTGTCGTCGCTTCCTTCGTCATGGCTAAGCGAGTTGATGATAAAGTCGGCATCAGTGCACGTTCCCTTGGGGACATCAATGTCCAGGTGATCATGGAAATGCTGAATGGGGGCGGACACTTAACGAATGCCGCCACTCAGCAGGCATGCTCGATTGAAGAAGCTGAAGGTCGGTTAAAAGCGGCGATAGATGAATATTTAGAAGGGGGACAAAAAGAATGA
- a CDS encoding YybS family protein, with protein MNSGRRIAEGGALLALYCILLFITIHVPLMGIITLFFLPTPFILFAIKQKLSWSLGYLFIASLLTLLIGTILSVPLTLLMGVTGITIGYCLKKDKSMVTAFIIAVLVFLGGTILIYAGSVLITNVNYIEKALSMVKESVENPIGLMGSLGQAQTEEIKTRMYDAIDMFYTLMPSLFVLMSVLMVLVIFLAAHPILKRFSGKTIKWPHFRDLRLPKSLLWYYLITMLLALFTNTDKNGFVYMAITNLFFILQFFILVQGYSLIFYMAHVKSWAKAIPVMIVVVTVLLPLPIITTVIRFLGIIDLGFPFRETFRKKG; from the coding sequence ATGAATAGCGGGAGACGAATTGCGGAGGGCGGTGCCCTTTTGGCACTATATTGCATTTTACTGTTCATCACCATCCATGTTCCGTTAATGGGCATCATCACGCTTTTCTTTTTACCAACTCCATTCATTTTGTTCGCAATCAAGCAAAAGCTTTCGTGGAGCCTAGGTTACTTATTCATCGCTTCGCTATTGACGCTCCTCATCGGAACGATACTATCCGTACCATTGACCTTGCTTATGGGTGTAACGGGAATTACGATCGGGTATTGCTTGAAGAAAGATAAATCGATGGTAACCGCGTTCATAATTGCAGTCCTTGTGTTCCTGGGAGGCACAATCCTAATATATGCAGGTTCCGTGTTAATAACGAATGTGAATTACATAGAAAAAGCGTTGAGCATGGTTAAGGAATCGGTTGAAAATCCGATTGGCCTCATGGGGTCTCTTGGGCAGGCACAGACGGAAGAAATCAAAACGAGGATGTATGATGCGATCGATATGTTTTATACATTGATGCCAAGTCTATTCGTCTTGATGTCCGTTTTGATGGTATTGGTGATTTTCCTTGCAGCACATCCCATACTGAAGCGATTCAGCGGAAAAACGATAAAATGGCCTCATTTTCGAGATCTGCGACTCCCGAAAAGTCTTTTATGGTATTATTTAATTACGATGCTTCTAGCCCTTTTTACGAATACGGACAAGAACGGCTTTGTATACATGGCCATAACGAACTTATTTTTCATCCTGCAGTTTTTCATATTAGTGCAAGGATACTCCCTGATTTTTTATATGGCTCATGTGAAGTCATGGGCCAAGGCCATCCCCGTTATGATCGTGGTTGTGACCGTGCTGTTACCGCTTCCGATTATTACGACGGTCATCCGTTTTTTAGGTATAATAGATTTAGGCTTTCCCTTTAGGGAGACATTCAGGAAAAAGGGTTAG
- a CDS encoding DUF951 domain-containing protein, which produces MEEKEFALNDVVEMKKPHPCGVNKWKIIRLGMDIRIKCEGCGHSVMLARREFAKKMKKVLEKHEK; this is translated from the coding sequence ATGGAGGAAAAAGAATTTGCGCTGAACGATGTCGTGGAAATGAAAAAACCACATCCATGCGGTGTGAATAAGTGGAAAATCATTCGCCTTGGTATGGATATCCGGATAAAATGTGAAGGCTGCGGTCATAGCGTAATGCTGGCACGACGTGAATTTGCAAAGAAAATGAAAAAAGTCCTGGAAAAGCATGAGAAGTGA
- the yyaC gene encoding spore protease YyaC, producing MNLNSSLFHTNKNRLSRILHEDTDASKQISQELINLLPTGKLQPIIIVCIGTDRSTGDSLGPLVGTLLSEKTENDSSPFHVYGTLEDPIHAMNLQEKLNEINKVHANPFIVGIDACLGKLKSVGIVQIGQGPVKPGAGVNKDLPSVGNAHITGIVNVSGFMEFMVLQNTRLSLVLKMAKTIAEGIDEAKNLYQAKPSVTPFTWTLKQEKTL from the coding sequence ATGAATCTGAATTCTAGTCTATTTCATACTAATAAAAATAGATTGAGTCGCATCCTTCATGAAGATACGGATGCATCTAAACAAATTTCCCAAGAATTGATCAACCTTCTGCCAACAGGAAAGCTTCAGCCCATCATCATCGTCTGCATCGGCACGGACCGTTCTACAGGCGATTCACTCGGACCACTCGTCGGCACATTGCTAAGCGAGAAAACGGAAAACGACTCTTCTCCTTTCCATGTCTATGGTACTCTGGAAGACCCTATACATGCGATGAATTTACAGGAAAAATTGAACGAAATAAATAAGGTTCATGCCAATCCCTTTATAGTGGGCATCGATGCCTGCTTAGGGAAGTTGAAAAGCGTTGGCATCGTTCAAATCGGGCAAGGCCCCGTGAAACCCGGTGCTGGAGTCAATAAAGACCTTCCGTCCGTTGGCAATGCCCATATTACGGGAATCGTGAATGTCAGTGGATTCATGGAATTCATGGTCCTGCAAAACACCCGACTCAGCCTCGTGCTAAAAATGGCCAAAACCATAGCCGAAGGGATTGATGAGGCGAAAAACCTTTATCAGGCAAAACCTTCCGTCACTCCGTTCACTTGGACATTGAAGCAAGAAAAAACCCTATAA
- the rpsR gene encoding 30S ribosomal protein S18, with the protein MAMGGRKGRGKRKKVCYFTSNGITKIDYKDTDLLKKFVSERGKILPRRVTGTSAKYQRKLTIAIKRSRTMALLPYVSGE; encoded by the coding sequence ATGGCAATGGGTGGACGTAAAGGACGCGGTAAGCGTAAAAAGGTTTGTTATTTCACATCAAACGGTATCACTAAAATTGATTACAAAGATACAGATCTTCTTAAAAAATTCGTCTCAGAACGCGGTAAAATCTTACCACGTCGTGTAACTGGCACAAGCGCTAAATATCAACGTAAATTAACGATTGCTATTAAACGCTCACGTACTATGGCATTACTTCCATACGTATCTGGTGAATAA
- the ychF gene encoding redox-regulated ATPase YchF: protein MALTAGIVGLPNVGKSTLFNAITQAGAESANYPFCTIDPNVGIVEVPDHRLQKLTELVQPKKTVPTAFEFTDIAGIVKGASKGEGLGNKFLSHIRQVDAICQVVRCFADDNITHVSGKVNPIDDIEVINLELILADLESVDKRIDRVGKMAKQKDKGAVAEHEILVALKAALEEEKPARSVEFTEEQLKIVKGMHLLTAKPTLYVANVSEDEVANADDNEYVQQVREYAANENAEVIVICAKIEEEIAELEGEEKEMFLSELGIEESGLDQLIRASYNLLGLATYFTAGVQEVRAWTFRKGMKAPQCAGVIHTDFERGFIRAEIVSYTDLLEAGSHGAAKEAGKVRLEGKEYIVNDGDVIHFRFNV from the coding sequence ATGGCTTTAACAGCTGGTATTGTCGGATTGCCTAACGTAGGGAAATCCACTTTATTTAATGCAATTACACAGGCAGGTGCTGAATCTGCGAACTACCCTTTTTGTACGATCGACCCAAACGTCGGGATTGTGGAAGTGCCAGATCATCGCTTGCAAAAATTGACCGAATTGGTTCAACCGAAAAAAACGGTTCCGACAGCCTTTGAATTTACGGATATCGCCGGGATTGTAAAAGGAGCGAGCAAGGGTGAAGGCCTTGGGAATAAATTTCTTTCTCACATTCGCCAAGTTGATGCAATCTGTCAGGTTGTCCGTTGTTTCGCAGACGATAATATTACCCATGTTTCCGGAAAAGTGAATCCGATCGATGATATCGAAGTCATCAATCTTGAACTGATCCTTGCTGACTTGGAATCCGTTGATAAACGCATCGACCGTGTCGGTAAAATGGCTAAGCAAAAAGATAAAGGTGCAGTGGCTGAACATGAAATCCTTGTCGCCCTGAAAGCGGCATTGGAAGAAGAAAAGCCTGCCCGTTCCGTCGAATTTACTGAAGAACAGCTGAAAATCGTCAAGGGCATGCATTTGCTCACTGCAAAGCCGACGCTATATGTTGCGAATGTAAGTGAAGATGAAGTGGCCAACGCCGATGATAATGAATATGTACAGCAAGTGCGTGAATATGCTGCGAACGAAAATGCGGAAGTAATCGTCATTTGTGCCAAAATCGAAGAAGAAATTGCCGAACTTGAAGGTGAAGAAAAGGAAATGTTCTTATCCGAGCTTGGCATCGAGGAGTCGGGGCTTGACCAATTGATTCGTGCTTCATATAACTTGCTTGGATTGGCAACCTACTTTACCGCCGGTGTCCAGGAAGTTCGTGCTTGGACGTTCCGTAAAGGCATGAAGGCCCCTCAATGTGCGGGTGTCATCCACACCGATTTCGAACGCGGTTTCATCCGTGCAGAAATCGTTTCCTATACCGATTTGCTTGAAGCTGGCAGTCATGGCGCTGCAAAAGAAGCGGGAAAAGTGCGATTGGAAGGAAAAGAATACATCGTTAACGATGGCGATGTCATCCATTTCCGTTTTAACGTATAA
- a CDS encoding ParA family protein gives MGKILAIANQKGGVGKTTTSVSLSACLAYIGQKVLMVDIDPQGNATSGAGIDKADVEQCIYDVLVDDVEASTVILETKVENLYAIPATIQLAGAEIELVPTISREVRLKRALEEVQSQYDYIVIDCPPSLGLLTLNALTAADAVLIPVQCEYYALEGLSQLLNTVRLVQKHLNHDLKIEGVLLTMLDARTNLGLQVIEEVKKYFQDKVYQTIIPRNVRLSEAPSHGEPIIIYDPKSRGAEVYLELAKEVVSNG, from the coding sequence GTGGGTAAGATTCTTGCCATTGCCAATCAAAAAGGCGGTGTTGGAAAAACGACAACATCTGTCAGTCTAAGTGCTTGCCTTGCTTACATAGGGCAGAAAGTCTTAATGGTCGATATCGATCCGCAGGGAAATGCAACAAGCGGCGCAGGTATTGATAAAGCAGATGTAGAGCAGTGTATTTATGATGTATTGGTGGATGATGTCGAAGCCAGTACCGTCATACTGGAAACAAAGGTGGAAAACTTATATGCCATACCTGCGACAATTCAACTTGCAGGTGCTGAAATTGAACTGGTTCCAACGATATCGAGGGAAGTTCGTTTAAAAAGAGCATTGGAAGAGGTGCAAAGCCAATACGATTACATTGTGATTGACTGTCCTCCATCATTGGGCTTGCTCACACTTAATGCCTTGACGGCGGCTGATGCCGTTTTGATCCCCGTGCAATGCGAATATTATGCTTTGGAAGGTTTAAGTCAACTCTTGAATACGGTTCGACTCGTCCAAAAGCATTTGAATCATGATTTGAAAATTGAAGGTGTGTTATTGACGATGCTGGATGCAAGAACGAATTTAGGTCTCCAGGTCATTGAAGAAGTCAAAAAGTACTTTCAGGATAAAGTTTATCAAACGATCATACCACGCAATGTGCGTTTGAGCGAGGCGCCGAGCCATGGTGAACCTATCATCATTTATGATCCGAAGTCACGTGGAGCGGAGGTCTATTTAGAATTGGCAAAGGAAGTGGTATCAAATGGCTAA
- the rpsF gene encoding 30S ribosomal protein S6, protein MRKYEIMYIIRPNIEEEAKKALVERFNTILTDNGAEVEAKEWGKRRLAYEINDFRDGYYMLLKVNAESAAIQEFDRLAKISEDIIRHMATREEV, encoded by the coding sequence ATGAGAAAATACGAAATTATGTATATCATCCGTCCAAACATTGAGGAAGAAGCTAAAAAAGCTTTAGTTGAACGTTTCAACACAATCCTTACTGATAATGGTGCGGAAGTAGAAGCAAAAGAATGGGGTAAACGCCGTCTTGCATATGAAATCAATGATTTCCGTGATGGTTACTACATGCTTCTTAAAGTTAACGCTGAAAGTGCTGCGATCCAAGAATTCGATCGTCTTGCTAAAATCAGTGAAGACATCATTCGCCATATGGCTACTAGAGAAGAAGTTTAA
- a CDS encoding DUF554 domain-containing protein, with amino-acid sequence MVLLGTLVNGACILIGSVLGRYLQHIPEKVKETVMSGIGLAIMVLGLQMGLKSEQFILVILSIVGGAALGEWIDLEGRLNSLGNWIERRMKAKEGTSISQGFVTATLIFGIGAMAIIGALDSGIRNNHDVLITKAIIDGFTALVLASTLGIGVLFSAFPIIIYEGFIAIFSRQINTFIPTALMDSFILEMTATGGVMILAIGLNIIGITKIRVANLLPGILVTAILVTIMYYV; translated from the coding sequence ATGGTATTATTAGGAACTTTGGTGAATGGTGCGTGCATATTAATCGGTTCGGTCTTGGGAAGGTATTTACAGCATATACCCGAAAAGGTCAAAGAAACGGTCATGAGTGGAATCGGGTTAGCCATCATGGTTTTAGGCTTGCAGATGGGATTGAAAAGTGAGCAATTCATTCTTGTCATTTTAAGCATTGTTGGAGGGGCCGCGCTTGGCGAGTGGATCGATCTTGAGGGCAGACTGAATTCTTTGGGCAATTGGATCGAGCGGAGGATGAAGGCGAAGGAAGGAACTTCGATATCGCAGGGGTTTGTAACGGCTACGCTCATTTTTGGAATCGGGGCGATGGCGATTATCGGTGCCCTTGATAGCGGAATCCGGAATAATCATGATGTTTTGATAACGAAAGCGATCATAGATGGGTTTACTGCACTGGTCCTCGCCAGTACGCTAGGGATCGGTGTCCTCTTTTCAGCATTTCCGATCATTATTTATGAAGGCTTCATTGCCATCTTTTCAAGGCAGATCAACACGTTTATACCGACTGCGTTAATGGATTCCTTCATACTGGAAATGACCGCAACTGGGGGAGTCATGATTTTGGCGATAGGCCTTAACATCATTGGCATCACCAAAATCAGGGTCGCCAACCTGCTTCCTGGTATCCTGGTTACAGCAATTCTCGTTACGATCATGTATTATGTATAA
- a CDS encoding mechanosensitive ion channel family protein has product MNRMYDNVTNELLDEKIWFLIGEGIIKIFLVLLLSRIIITIGKTLLNKFFKARLRSPLRVTERREATLIKLLENIITYVINFIALMMILEIFGLHVMPLLAGAGVIGLAIGFGAQSLVKDIITGFFVIFEDQFSVGDYIKINTYEGEVIEIGLRTTKIKSNAGELHFIPNGSIIQVTNYSILNSKAVVDVTIANDGSIERAERVLIELLNSMEGKYDALVKAPEFLGIETINPDDVVLRVTAETKPMQNVEFSRILRKEISAALDLIGVKSTYSGSES; this is encoded by the coding sequence ATGAACCGCATGTATGATAACGTTACAAATGAATTATTGGATGAAAAGATATGGTTTTTGATAGGCGAGGGCATTATTAAAATCTTCCTTGTTCTATTGTTATCGCGTATTATTATTACAATAGGAAAGACCCTTTTAAATAAATTCTTCAAAGCACGTTTAAGAAGTCCCCTCCGGGTTACGGAGCGCAGGGAAGCGACACTCATAAAGCTGCTCGAAAATATCATTACCTATGTGATCAATTTCATCGCCTTGATGATGATCCTGGAAATTTTCGGTCTGCATGTGATGCCATTGCTCGCTGGTGCAGGGGTAATCGGTTTGGCCATCGGGTTTGGTGCCCAAAGTTTGGTCAAGGATATCATTACAGGATTTTTCGTCATTTTTGAAGATCAGTTTTCAGTTGGCGATTATATTAAAATCAATACTTATGAGGGAGAAGTCATTGAAATTGGGCTTCGGACAACGAAAATCAAAAGTAATGCAGGGGAATTGCACTTCATCCCTAACGGCAGCATCATTCAAGTTACCAATTATTCCATTTTGAACAGTAAGGCTGTAGTGGATGTGACCATCGCCAATGACGGATCGATCGAGCGTGCTGAAAGGGTTCTGATCGAGCTTTTAAACAGTATGGAAGGCAAGTACGATGCCTTGGTTAAAGCTCCTGAATTTTTGGGGATTGAAACAATAAATCCTGATGATGTCGTCCTTCGGGTAACAGCGGAAACTAAGCCGATGCAAAATGTCGAATTCAGCAGGATTTTGAGAAAAGAAATAAGTGCTGCCCTTGATTTAATCGGTGTTAAATCTACCTACAGTGGCAGCGAGTCGTAG
- the noc gene encoding nucleoid occlusion protein produces the protein MKHPFSRFFGFGEKEEQQLEMETPSNNNEEIRKISISDIVPNRFQPRTVFNDDKIAELAQTIHTHGIIQPIVVRAYGQGKYEIIAGERRFRAMQKLGWELAPAIIKDFTDTETASVALIENLQREELTPIEEALAYGKLLELHSLTQEALAQRLGIGQSTVANKLRLLKLPQEVQDALLQKQITERHARSLIPLKSPEKQIKLLLEIIEKGLNVKQTEEQVVKLLTGTVQKPKPKRKAFSKDMRIAVNTIRQSLSMVTDNGINLDAEEEEFEEYYQFTIKIPKKKS, from the coding sequence ATGAAGCATCCTTTTTCGCGGTTCTTTGGGTTTGGCGAAAAAGAAGAACAGCAACTAGAGATGGAGACACCTAGCAATAATAATGAAGAAATAAGAAAAATATCCATTTCTGATATTGTGCCTAATCGATTTCAACCAAGGACCGTTTTTAATGACGATAAAATTGCTGAACTGGCTCAAACGATTCATACTCACGGGATCATTCAACCAATCGTAGTAAGGGCTTATGGACAGGGTAAATATGAAATCATAGCAGGTGAGCGTCGTTTTCGGGCCATGCAAAAGCTGGGCTGGGAATTGGCACCTGCAATCATCAAGGATTTCACCGATACAGAAACGGCTTCCGTTGCGCTGATAGAGAACCTGCAGCGTGAGGAGCTGACGCCGATTGAAGAAGCATTGGCTTACGGTAAACTATTGGAGCTTCACAGTTTGACCCAGGAAGCATTGGCACAAAGATTGGGAATAGGGCAATCGACCGTTGCGAATAAGCTGCGGCTGCTTAAGCTGCCCCAGGAGGTTCAAGATGCCCTTCTTCAAAAGCAAATTACGGAGCGCCATGCCCGCTCGTTGATACCATTGAAAAGTCCGGAAAAGCAGATCAAACTGCTTTTGGAAATCATCGAAAAAGGGTTGAACGTCAAGCAGACGGAAGAGCAGGTCGTCAAGCTTCTGACGGGTACGGTGCAAAAGCCGAAACCTAAGCGGAAGGCGTTCAGTAAGGACATGAGGATTGCCGTCAATACGATCCGCCAATCACTCAGCATGGTTACAGACAATGGAATTAACCTGGATGCAGAGGAAGAAGAATTCGAGGAATATTATCAGTTCACGATAAAAATACCGAAGAAGAAATCTTGA